A DNA window from Helianthus annuus cultivar XRQ/B chromosome 15, HanXRQr2.0-SUNRISE, whole genome shotgun sequence contains the following coding sequences:
- the LOC110914504 gene encoding uncharacterized protein LOC110914504, which yields MANTLYGYFLEDRVAYPVVEYFVRNNWKKYGIQKSMMNDNGFFFFKFSDEAGLLNVLKDGPWIIRSQPLFLNVWSPTTKLEKKGVKKVQIWVKIHDVPIAAYTEDGLSLIATTIGEPKALDSYTSAMCTDMWGRSSYARALVEVSADKQLREEIKLAVPDLEGEGFVKESLSVEYEWNPLRCAHCCVFGHSDDHCPYQPKIQINAHNASKNGKKPVVDEEGVNEVGESSKSGDARVNVEDEVVEEVYSEVDGYDMDGFLRGLNRPIKQAEVRQTIKEFKLSLCVVLETHVDPCNLSNICKSVFRSWHWSSNGARCSKGTRIIVGWNPCVFDVMVLSQTDQVMHLQLFFKQEKKMMFCSIIYAANYYVSRRDLWSQLSLHKVLVRDDPWVMLGDFNSALHLEDKSMGCSSVSASMREFQDCVADVEMIDEPFGHPLYVESKTEERNWLNEKNR from the exons ATGGCAAACACGCTTTATGGTTATTTCCTTGAGGATCGAGTTGCTTATCCTGTTGTGGAGTATTTTGTGCGGAACAATTGGAAGAAATATGGTATTCAAAAGTCGATGATGAATGATAACGGATTCTTTTTCTTCAAATTCTCGGACGAGGCAGGTTTGTTGAATGTGTTGAAGGATGGCCCATGGATTATTCGGTCTCAACCATTATTTCTAAATGTTTGGAGCCCGACTACTAAACTGGAAAAAAAGGGTGTCAAAAAGGTGCAGATATGGGTAAAAATCCATGATGTCCCAATTGCTGCTTACACGGAGGATGGTCTAAGTTTAATTGCAACTACAATTGGAGAGCCGAAAGCTTTGGATTCTTATACTTCAGCGATGTGCACGGATATGTGGGGCCGAAGCAGTTATGCGAGAGCGTTGGTAGAGGTGTCGGCTGATAAGCAATTAAGGGAGGAAATCAAGTTAGCCGTTCCTGATCTGGAGGGGGAGGGGTTTGTTAAGGAATCGTTGTCGGTTGAATACGAATGGAACCCGTTGCGTTGTGCTCACTGTTGTGTGTTTGGTCATTCTGACGATCATTGCCCGTACCAACCTAAGATCCAGATTAATGCTCATAATGCTTCTAAGAATGGCAAGAAACCGGTGGTGGATGAGGAGGG CGTTAATGAGGTCGGGGAGAGTAGCAAGTCTGGTGATGCTCGGGTTAATGTGGAGGATGAGGTGGTGGAGGAGGTTTATTCGGAGGTAGATGGTTACGATATGGATGGCTTTCTGAG GGGTTTGAACCGCCCTATTAAGCAAGCTGAGGTTCGTCAAACTATCAAAGAGTTTAAACTAAGTTTGTGTGTTGTTCTTGAAACTCATGTTGATCCGTGTAATCTTTCTAATATATGCAAGTCGGTGTTCCGTTCGTGGCATTGGTCTTCTAATGGGGCTCGGTGTAGTAAAGGTACTAGAATTATTGTTGGTTGGAATCCTTGTGTTTTTGATGTTATGGTGCTTTCGCAGACGGATCAGGTTATGCACTTGCAATTGTTTTTTAAACAGGAGAAAAAAATGATGTTTTGTTCTATTATCTATGCTGCGAATTATTATGTATCGCGTAGGGATTTATGGAGTCAACTTTCGTTACATAAAGTGTTGGTCCGTGATGATCCTTGGGTCATGCTTGGTGATTTTAATTCTGCTTTGCATCTTGAGGATAAATCTATGGGTTGTTCATCCGTTTCGGCGAGCATGAGGGAATTTCAGGATTGTGTGGCTGATGTAGAGATGATAGATGAACCGTTCGGGCATCCACTTTACGTGGAGTCAAAAACCGAAGAAAGGAATTGGCTTAATGAAAAAAATCGATAG
- the LOC110914505 gene encoding uncharacterized protein LOC110914505 has translation MEGSNHGHKPLEESVTPGTEDKSPPVRGIGLRVTNIEVEVNTGAACEGSFMVAKKVSHANPSVTADKGVMSSANPSGTADKGSMDAGISTKPLSYAESVVAESLRKVNFQKLTTIDKHDGCDVVLPRDSIRVAKDKMANTLYGYFLGDRVAYLVVEYFVRNNWKRFGLQKSMMNANGFFFFKFGDQTGMMNALNEGPWIIRSQPLFLEVWSPSVKLEKKEVKKVQVWVKIHEVPIVAYTEDGLSLIASAIGEPKALDSFSTAMCVDMWGRSSYARALIEISADNDFKEELVIAVPCMDGDGFAKEKVYVEYEWIPHRCGRCCVFGHNDDACPRQVARLTTGVNKGPKQKEANQGLGPKKVRFTDSGSFTDVDSRKVAKRTGFPVNKQKQKFEYRPVAPKHDYIKTGGGVKIQPKSATNVALHNSFDALVNDEGESSKTRGGGDKGQEDSDDEEVVEVGLNRPLKQKEVRQVVKDNNVYLCAILESHVDVNNLSKVCGFVFRNWDWTSNGGCCQKGTRIILGWDPAVVEVMVLFQATQVMHFQVIFKLDRRMLFCSVVYAANYYISRRELWNQLRMHKALVNNAPWVIMGDFNSALNLEGKSFGISNVSPGMRDFKECVEDIEMFDVKRVGMHFTWNQKPKNGVGLLKKIDRVLGNTPFVSAYPESVAVFQPYGVSDHSPCILKFPKVAKPKPRPFKFANFLVFKPKFLDIVKK, from the exons ATGGAGGGTAGCAATCATGGGCATAAGCCGTTGGAGGAAAGTGTAACGCCGGGGACAGAAGACAAATCACCACCGGTGCGTGGAATTGGCTTGCGGGTGACGAATATAGAGG TGGAAGTTAATACTGGTGCGGCATGTGAAGGAAGCTTTATGGTGGCAAAGAAGGTTTCCCATGCAAACCCTAGTGTGACGGCTGATAAGGGTGTGATGAGTAGCGCAAACCCTAGTGGGACGGCTGATAAGGGCTCTATGGATGCTGGTATTTCAACTAAACCCTTATCATATGCAGAGTCGGTCGTGGCTGAAAGCTTGAGAAAGGTAAATTTTCAGAAACTGACCACTATTGATAAGCATGATGGTTGTGATGTGGTGTTGCCTAGGGATTCAATAAGAGTAGCGAAAGACAAAATGGCAAACACGTTGTATGGCTATTTTTTGGGGGATAGAGTAGCATACCTAGTTGTGGAATACTTTGTTCGGAACAATTGGAAAAGATTTGGGTTGCAAAAGTCAATGATGAACGCAAAcggttttttctttttcaagtttggtGATCAAACGGGTATGATGAATGCACTTAATGAGGGTCCATGGATCATTCGGTCACAACCGTTGTTCTTGGAAGTTTGGTCTCCTTCGGTTAAACTTGAGAAGAAAGAAGTAAAAAAGGTTCAAGTTTGGGTCAAGATTCATGAGGTCCCTATTGTGGCTTACACGGAGGATGGTCTAAGCTTAATTGCGTCAGCTATAGGGGAGCCGAAGGCTCTAGATTCTTTTTCAACAGCTATGTGTGTTGATATGTGGGGTCGTAGCAGCTACGCTCGTGCTCTAATTGAAATATCGGCTGATAATGATTTCAAGGAGGAGTTGGTCATTGCGGTTCCGTGTATGGATGGGGATGGATTTGCTAAGGAGAAGGTTTATGTAGAATATGAATGGATCCCCCATAGGTGTGGCCGGTGTTGTGTTTTTGGTCATAATGATGATGCTTGTCCGAGGCAGGTGGCTCGTCTAACTACGGGTGTGAATAAAGGCCCTAAACAAAAGGAAGCTAATCAAGGTTTGGGTCCGAAAAAGGTGAGGTTTACTGATTCGGGTAGTTTTACGGATGTGGATTCTAGAAAAGTGGCAAAACGGACCGGCTTTCCAGTgaataaacaaaaacaaaagttTGAGTATAGACCAGTGGCGCCTAAACATGATTATATTAAAACGGGAGGTGGAGTGAAGATTCAACCGAAATCAGCGACTAATGTTGCTTTGCATAACTCGTTTGATGCTCTTGTGAATGATGAAGGGGAATCGAGTAAAACAAGGGGGGGAGGTGATAAGGGTCAAGAGGATTCGGATGATGAGGAGGTAGTGGAAGT GGGTTTGAACCGACCCCTGAAACAAAAGGAGGTTCGTCAAGTTGTCAAGGATAATAACGTCTATTTATGTGCCATTCTTGAATCTCATGTGGATGTGAATAACTTGAGTAAAGTGTGTGGCTTTGTGTTTCGGAATTGGGATTGGACTTCAAATGGTGGTTGTTGTCAAAAAGGGACTCGCATAATCCTCGGATGGGATCCGGCTGTAGTGGAAGTTATGGTTCTCTTTCAAGCGACTCAAGTGATGCATTTTCAGGTTATCTTTAAACTCGACAGGAGAATGCTTTTTTGTTCGGTTGTGTATGCAGCAAACTATTATATTTCGCGTAGGGAGTTATGGAACCAACTCAGAATGCATAAAGCGCTGGTCAATAATGCCCCGTGGGTTATAATGGGGGACTTTAATTCGGCTCTTAATCTAGAAGGCAAGTCTTTTGGCATTTCTAATGTTTCTCCAGGTATGCGTGATTTCAAGGAATGTGTGGAGGATATCGAAATGTTTGATGTTAAACGAGTGGGTATGCATTTCACGTGGAACCAAAAGCCGAAGAATGGTGTGGGTTTGTTAAAGAAAATTGATCGTGTCTTGGGTAATACTCCGTTTGTGTCTGCTTATCCGGAATCGGTTGCTGTCTTTCAACCCTATGGAGTCTCGGATCATAGTCCTTGCATTTTGAAATTTCCAAAAGTGGCAAAACCCAAGCCAAGACCGTTTAAATTCGCTAATTTCTTAGTGTTCAAACCGAAATTTTTGGATATTGTCAAAAAGTAA